Proteins from a genomic interval of Stenotrophomonas sp. WZN-1:
- the flgG gene encoding flagellar basal-body rod protein FlgG, whose protein sequence is MNQALWIAKTGLDAQQMRMSVVSNNLANTNTTGFKQDRASFEDLLYQQVRQPGGSSSAQTQLPTGLQLGTGVRVVATAKNFEQGGQQQTGRALDVMVNGRGFFEVQMPDGSSAYTRDGSFKINQDSELVTNSGYPVQPGIQIPEGAQSVTIGSDGTISVKMADDAASVEVGALTLTDFVNPAGLQARGENLFLETTASGPAQNGNPGLNGLGTVVQGALEGSNVNVVEELVSMIETQRAYEMNAKAISTTDSMLGYLNNKI, encoded by the coding sequence ATGAACCAGGCATTGTGGATCGCGAAAACCGGACTGGATGCGCAGCAGATGCGCATGTCGGTGGTTTCCAACAACCTCGCCAACACCAACACCACCGGCTTCAAGCAGGACCGTGCCAGCTTCGAGGACCTGCTGTACCAGCAGGTGCGCCAGCCCGGCGGCTCTTCGTCGGCGCAGACCCAGCTGCCGACCGGCCTGCAGCTGGGTACCGGTGTGCGCGTGGTCGCCACCGCCAAGAATTTCGAACAGGGTGGCCAGCAGCAGACCGGCCGCGCGCTGGACGTGATGGTCAACGGCCGCGGCTTCTTCGAAGTGCAGATGCCGGATGGCAGCTCGGCCTATACCCGTGATGGCTCGTTCAAGATCAACCAGGACAGCGAGCTGGTCACCAACAGCGGCTACCCGGTGCAGCCGGGCATCCAGATTCCCGAGGGCGCGCAGTCGGTCACCATCGGCAGCGACGGCACCATCAGCGTGAAGATGGCCGACGACGCCGCATCGGTGGAAGTGGGCGCGCTGACCCTGACCGACTTCGTGAACCCGGCCGGCCTGCAGGCACGCGGCGAGAACCTGTTCCTGGAAACCACCGCATCGGGCCCGGCGCAGAACGGCAACCCCGGACTGAACGGCCTCGGCACCGTGGTACAGGGTGCGCTGGAAGGCAGCAACGTCAATGTGGTCGAAGAGCTGGTGTCGATGATCGAAACCCAGCGCGCCTACGAGATGAATGCCAAGGCGATCTCCACCACCGACTCGATGCTCGGCTACCTCAACAACAAGATCTGA
- a CDS encoding flagellar basal body P-ring protein FlgI yields MAMKLFLSSSWQRRVASFVTLMLLAMAAPASAERIKDLAQVGGVRGNALVGYGLVVGLDGSGDRTSQAPFTVQSLKNLLGELGVNVPANVNPQLKNVAAVAIHAELPPFAKPGQPIDITVSSIGNAVSLRGGSLLMAPLRGADGQIYAIAQGNLIVGGFGAQGKDGSRVSVNVPSVGRIPNGATVERALPDPLANGGDITLNLHNNDFTTVSRMVAALNNAFGEGAARAVDGVTVAVTAPTDPGARIGLLARIENLELTPGSAPAKVVVNSRTGTVVIGQQVRVGPAAISHGSLTVTIQENTNVSQPNALSGGRTVASPQSTITATNDGSRMFKFSGGTTLDEIVHAVNAVGAAPGDLIAILEALKQAGALSAELEVI; encoded by the coding sequence ATGGCCATGAAACTCTTCCTCTCTTCTTCCTGGCAGCGCCGCGTGGCGTCGTTCGTCACACTGATGCTGCTGGCAATGGCAGCCCCGGCCAGCGCCGAACGCATCAAGGACCTGGCCCAGGTCGGTGGCGTGCGCGGCAATGCACTGGTGGGCTACGGCCTGGTGGTCGGCCTGGACGGCAGCGGCGACCGCACCAGCCAGGCACCCTTCACCGTGCAGAGCCTGAAGAACCTGCTCGGCGAGCTGGGCGTGAACGTGCCGGCGAACGTCAATCCGCAGCTGAAGAACGTGGCGGCCGTGGCGATCCATGCCGAGCTGCCGCCGTTCGCCAAGCCGGGCCAGCCGATCGACATCACCGTGTCCTCGATCGGCAACGCGGTGTCACTGCGTGGCGGTTCGCTGCTGATGGCCCCGCTGCGCGGCGCCGACGGCCAGATCTATGCCATCGCGCAGGGCAACCTGATCGTCGGCGGCTTTGGCGCGCAGGGCAAGGATGGCTCGCGCGTCTCGGTGAACGTGCCCAGCGTCGGCCGCATTCCCAATGGCGCCACCGTTGAACGCGCCCTGCCCGATCCGCTCGCCAATGGCGGCGACATCACCCTGAACCTGCACAACAACGATTTCACCACCGTTTCGCGCATGGTCGCCGCGCTCAACAACGCGTTCGGCGAAGGCGCTGCGCGTGCGGTTGACGGCGTGACCGTAGCCGTCACTGCGCCCACCGATCCGGGCGCACGCATCGGCCTGCTGGCGCGCATCGAGAACCTGGAGCTGACCCCGGGCAGCGCGCCGGCCAAGGTGGTGGTCAATTCGCGCACCGGCACCGTGGTCATCGGCCAGCAGGTGCGGGTCGGCCCGGCCGCCATCTCGCATGGTTCGCTGACGGTGACGATCCAGGAAAACACCAACGTCAGCCAGCCCAATGCCCTGTCCGGCGGCCGTACCGTGGCCAGCCCGCAGTCGACCATTACCGCCACCAACGATGGCAGCCGCATGTTCAAGTTCAGCGGCGGCACCACCCTGGACGAGATCGTGCACGCGGTGAACGCCGTGGGCGCGGCACCGGGCGACCTGATCGCGATCCTGGAAGCCCTGAAGCAGGCCGGTGCACTGAGCGCCGAGCTCGAGGTGATCTGA
- the flgH gene encoding flagellar basal body L-ring protein FlgH: MSPFFKLTRTALACVVPALLGGCVIAGDVRPYPAMAPIQPIMPPQAAPTAGAIYAAGPTLQLYSDRRARDVGDLLTITLLENTTAQTSANTATNKESNLSLGTPSILGAPVTLGGKDILSATAKGARDFTGKGNSAQSNRLQGNVTVTVIQRLPNGNLVVQGQKNLRLNQGDELVQVQGIVRPGDISQDNTIPSSRVAEARIVYGGRGPVAQSNAMGWLSRFFNSGLTPF; the protein is encoded by the coding sequence ATGTCGCCCTTCTTCAAACTCACCCGCACTGCCCTTGCCTGCGTCGTGCCCGCCCTGCTCGGTGGCTGCGTGATCGCGGGCGACGTGCGCCCCTATCCGGCGATGGCGCCGATCCAGCCGATCATGCCGCCGCAGGCCGCGCCGACCGCCGGCGCGATCTACGCCGCCGGCCCGACCCTGCAGCTGTACTCGGACCGCCGCGCGCGCGACGTCGGCGACCTGCTGACCATCACCCTGCTGGAAAACACCACCGCGCAGACCAGTGCCAACACCGCCACCAACAAGGAATCCAACCTGAGCCTGGGCACCCCGTCCATCCTCGGCGCCCCGGTCACCCTGGGCGGTAAGGACATCCTGAGTGCCACGGCCAAGGGCGCGCGTGACTTCACCGGCAAGGGCAACAGCGCGCAGAGCAACCGCCTGCAGGGCAACGTCACGGTCACGGTGATCCAGCGCCTGCCCAACGGCAACCTGGTGGTACAGGGGCAGAAGAACCTGCGGCTGAACCAGGGCGATGAACTGGTGCAGGTGCAGGGCATCGTGCGCCCCGGTGACATCAGCCAGGACAACACCATTCCTTCCAGCCGCGTAGCCGAAGCCCGCATCGTCTATGGCGGCCGCGGCCCGGTCGCGCAGTCCAACGCAATGGGCTGGCTGAGCCGCTTCTTCAACTCCGGCCTGACGCCGTTCTGA
- the flgJ gene encoding flagellar assembly peptidoglycan hydrolase FlgJ, with translation MRINPAFDLHPAQQNDPARIDKVARQLEGQFAQMLVKSMRDASFGDSLFPGENKMFRDMYDQKIAEAMTRGKGLGLSGMITRQLSGQAAEGPALDTRVDAAKASRAYQLNAPAKPAPSLPLEDGSQAVRMLQQMAAGAQHGAQAVVAPMEQALDLIAGRESSSLHRSLGTEDPYIGSLQGNDWAASNDQWSATASNRGTAINPADAMATRTAVAQLGEHTPEGFVASIWQHAQSAARELGVDARALVAQAALETGWGKRHIKHADGSTSHNLFGIKANGWNGQRATAGTHEYVDGVRRNETASFRAYSSPAESFADYVRLLKTSPRYQQALQAGTDVQGFARGLQRAGYATDPRYAAKIAAIAGGPTIERAVAAVADAGSRLGQTFASTATAALGITRR, from the coding sequence ATGCGCATCAATCCCGCATTTGATCTGCACCCGGCGCAGCAGAACGACCCGGCCAGGATCGACAAGGTCGCGCGCCAGCTGGAAGGCCAGTTCGCACAGATGCTGGTCAAGAGCATGCGCGATGCCAGCTTCGGCGACTCGCTGTTTCCCGGCGAGAACAAGATGTTCCGCGACATGTACGACCAGAAGATCGCCGAGGCGATGACCCGAGGCAAGGGTCTGGGCCTGTCCGGCATGATCACCCGCCAGCTGTCCGGCCAGGCCGCCGAAGGCCCGGCCCTGGATACCCGTGTGGATGCGGCCAAGGCCAGTCGTGCCTACCAGCTCAACGCACCGGCCAAGCCCGCCCCGTCGCTGCCACTGGAAGATGGCAGCCAGGCCGTGCGCATGCTGCAGCAGATGGCGGCCGGTGCACAGCACGGCGCACAGGCCGTGGTTGCGCCGATGGAACAGGCGCTGGACCTGATCGCCGGGCGCGAAAGCAGCAGCCTGCACCGCTCGCTGGGCACCGAAGATCCGTACATCGGCAGCCTGCAGGGCAATGACTGGGCGGCCAGCAACGACCAGTGGTCCGCAACGGCCAGCAATCGCGGTACGGCGATCAACCCGGCTGATGCGATGGCCACCCGTACCGCCGTGGCCCAGCTCGGCGAGCATACCCCGGAGGGCTTCGTCGCCAGCATCTGGCAGCACGCGCAGAGCGCGGCCAGGGAACTGGGCGTGGACGCCCGTGCGCTCGTCGCCCAGGCCGCACTGGAAACCGGCTGGGGCAAGCGGCACATCAAGCATGCCGACGGCAGCACCTCGCACAATCTGTTCGGCATCAAGGCCAATGGCTGGAACGGCCAGCGCGCCACGGCCGGCACCCATGAGTATGTGGACGGTGTGCGCCGCAACGAGACCGCCAGCTTCCGCGCCTACAGTTCGCCGGCCGAAAGCTTCGCCGACTACGTGCGCCTGCTGAAGACCAGCCCGCGCTACCAGCAGGCCCTGCAGGCCGGCACCGATGTGCAGGGCTTCGCCCGTGGCCTGCAGCGCGCCGGCTATGCCACCGACCCGCGCTACGCCGCCAAGATCGCCGCGATCGCCGGTGGCCCGACCATCGAGCGCGCCGTCGCCGCCGTGGCCGACGCCGGCTCGCGCCTTGGCCAGACCTTCGCCAGCACCGCGACCGCGGCGCTGGGTATCACTCGTCGTTGA
- a CDS encoding flagellar hook capping FlgD N-terminal domain-containing protein gives MTTAVNNQTSQDVYSALGLNAPNSNATKKKNTLDQADFLRLMTEQLQHQDPLKPMDNTQMVAQMAQMSTVQGITDLNKTVKGFQESMASDQVLRGAALVGHQVLVPSEKLVLEKEGSVEGTVAAPSAGIITVDITDANGAKVTSLSVEAKAAGETAFQWDGKDANGKRMEPGKYSIVANHVDTAGKSTKLSTYVQAPVESVTVGSDGLYLNLKGLGTAPIDYVLRVS, from the coding sequence ATGACCACCGCCGTCAACAACCAGACCAGCCAGGACGTCTATTCCGCGCTGGGCCTGAATGCCCCCAACAGCAATGCCACGAAAAAGAAGAACACGCTTGACCAGGCCGACTTCCTGCGCCTGATGACCGAGCAGCTGCAGCACCAGGATCCGCTGAAGCCGATGGACAACACGCAGATGGTCGCGCAGATGGCGCAGATGTCCACTGTGCAAGGCATCACCGATCTGAACAAGACGGTGAAGGGCTTCCAGGAATCGATGGCCAGCGACCAGGTGCTGCGTGGTGCGGCGCTGGTCGGCCACCAGGTGCTGGTGCCTTCGGAAAAACTGGTGCTGGAGAAGGAAGGCAGCGTTGAAGGGACGGTGGCCGCGCCGTCGGCCGGCATCATCACCGTGGACATCACCGATGCCAACGGCGCCAAGGTCACCTCGCTGAGCGTGGAGGCCAAGGCCGCCGGCGAAACCGCCTTCCAGTGGGACGGCAAGGATGCCAACGGCAAGCGCATGGAACCGGGCAAGTATTCCATCGTCGCCAACCACGTCGACACCGCTGGCAAGAGCACCAAGCTGTCCACCTACGTGCAGGCGCCGGTGGAAAGCGTGACCGTCGGTTCCGACGGCCTGTACCTGAACCTCAAGGGCCTGGGCACGGCCCCGATCGACTACGTGCTCCGCGTCAGCTGA
- the flgC gene encoding flagellar basal body rod protein FlgC, translating to MSNLPIFDIAGSALQAQSVRMSTIASNLSNADTVAGSADAVYKPLEPIFQAVTSRNDPNITSVKVKEISQSEAAPIKRYEPGHPLADADGYIYQPDVDPVAQMVNLISTSRNYQAGVEMLTTAKELALATLTMGR from the coding sequence ATGAGCAACCTGCCGATCTTCGATATCGCCGGCTCCGCGCTGCAGGCGCAGTCGGTGCGCATGAGCACCATCGCCTCCAACCTCTCCAACGCCGACACCGTCGCCGGTTCCGCCGACGCCGTGTACAAGCCGCTGGAACCGATTTTCCAGGCCGTCACCAGCAGGAACGATCCGAACATCACCTCGGTGAAGGTGAAGGAGATCAGCCAGAGCGAGGCCGCGCCGATCAAGCGCTACGAGCCGGGTCATCCGCTGGCCGACGCCGATGGCTACATCTACCAGCCCGACGTCGATCCGGTGGCGCAGATGGTCAACCTGATCTCGACCTCGCGCAATTACCAGGCCGGCGTGGAGATGTTGACCACCGCCAAGGAACTGGCCCTGGCCACCCTGACCATGGGCCGCTGA
- the flgL gene encoding flagellar hook-associated protein FlgL encodes MSSRISTSMMFNQSVSLMMAKQAKLSHLEQQIATGSKIVSAKDDPVAAGTAVGLDRSLAALDRMKLNAGNVQNRLGVQENTLAQVNDLMARVNDLTIQASNPALSAADKKTLITEVNQIRDGLLSLANADDGTGRYVFGGTNDGDPPFAKINGKVVYRGDQTQRQIEVGPDTYVRDALPGSEIFMRIPTGDGFVDGSAAAGNTGNGVLTNVTRDGSDSWNGQGFSVRFTTGNQYEVVDGAGNVTGTGTYKAGDDLEVNGVRLRITGAPAAGDSFSVQAASSRDIFATMDNLVAALGADTGTTAQMTAQQNQLQSALRDVARASERMIDSRAAGGAQLKALDNAADMREANGVTLKTTLSQMRDLDYADALSQYQLQSTALQAAQTIFSQMQSMSLFNKLR; translated from the coding sequence ATGAGCAGCCGTATCTCCACCAGCATGATGTTCAACCAGTCGGTGTCGCTGATGATGGCCAAGCAGGCCAAGCTCAGCCATCTGGAGCAGCAGATCGCCACCGGCAGCAAGATCGTCAGCGCCAAGGACGATCCGGTTGCCGCCGGTACTGCGGTCGGCCTTGACCGCAGCCTTGCCGCGCTGGACCGCATGAAGCTCAACGCCGGCAACGTGCAGAACCGCTTGGGCGTGCAGGAAAACACCCTGGCCCAGGTCAACGACCTGATGGCACGCGTCAACGATCTGACCATCCAGGCCAGCAATCCAGCGCTGAGCGCGGCCGACAAGAAGACACTGATCACCGAGGTCAACCAGATCCGCGACGGCCTGCTGTCGCTGGCCAACGCCGACGACGGCACCGGCCGCTACGTGTTCGGCGGCACCAACGATGGCGACCCGCCGTTTGCCAAGATCAACGGCAAGGTGGTCTACCGCGGTGACCAGACACAGCGCCAGATCGAAGTCGGCCCCGATACCTATGTGCGCGATGCCCTGCCAGGCAGCGAGATCTTCATGCGCATTCCCACCGGCGATGGCTTCGTTGACGGCAGCGCCGCAGCCGGCAACACCGGCAACGGCGTGCTGACCAACGTCACCCGCGATGGCAGCGACAGCTGGAACGGCCAGGGCTTCAGCGTCCGTTTCACCACCGGCAACCAGTACGAGGTGGTGGATGGCGCAGGCAACGTGACCGGCACCGGCACCTACAAGGCCGGCGACGATCTGGAAGTGAACGGTGTGCGCCTGCGCATCACGGGCGCACCGGCGGCGGGCGACAGCTTCAGCGTACAGGCCGCCAGCAGCCGCGACATCTTCGCCACCATGGACAACCTGGTGGCAGCGCTGGGTGCCGACACCGGCACCACCGCGCAGATGACCGCGCAGCAGAACCAGCTGCAGAGTGCACTGCGCGACGTGGCACGCGCCTCCGAGCGGATGATCGATTCGCGCGCTGCCGGTGGTGCGCAGTTGAAGGCATTGGACAACGCGGCCGACATGCGCGAGGCCAATGGCGTGACCCTGAAGACCACGCTGTCGCAGATGCGCGACCTGGATTACGCCGATGCGCTGAGCCAGTACCAGCTGCAGAGCACCGCGCTGCAGGCGGCACAGACGATCTTCTCGCAGATGCAGTCGATGTCGCTGTTCAACAAGCTCCGCTGA
- the flgK gene encoding flagellar hook-associated protein FlgK: MSSVLSTGTGALLAFQRALATTSHNVANLNTPGYSRQKVNFATADPQNYGYGTVGNGTRITDIRRTADQLAISRLLDSSGELARLKQLSGMADRVNALFSDAATNVAGVWSNFFDSVSGLSSNAAGTADRQNMLDGGKALANRFVQLNTHLNNLNSEVNNGLLAGATEVNRLAQEIAQINGAIGTNIASAAPDLLDRRDQLITQLIGYTGGTAVIQDGGIMNVYTAGGNALVVGTTATKVTTVADPYQPERLQLALETQGNTIRLDPKAVGGQIGGLLEFRDTVLTPAQAELGKLAVGLAESFNQAHHQGVDLYGQMGGDFFNIGNPRVTANNSNAGTASLSATYGDLGKLDAQNVVLQFDGTNWKASRADTGASIPLTGTGTAADPLVINGVKLVVGGTPAANDRFLLQPTAGVAGSLEMAITDPSRIAAAAAVKGAAATANTGTGKLSGVTVTDSTNANLRNPSAIVFTSATTYTIDGGPPQTYTPGQTISANGWSFVLDGAPKVGDTFNITPTPAGSSDNSNASKLAKVESAKAFNAGTVTLNGALGGLTTQVGAAARSAEYSLDAQLVINDKAQEARDEVSGVNLDEEAADMLRLQQAYQAASQLISTADSMFQTILGAVRR, translated from the coding sequence ATGTCCAGCGTACTTTCCACCGGTACCGGTGCCCTGCTCGCCTTCCAGCGTGCGTTGGCGACCACCAGCCACAACGTGGCCAACCTCAATACGCCCGGCTACAGCCGGCAGAAGGTCAACTTCGCCACCGCCGATCCACAGAACTACGGCTATGGCACGGTCGGCAACGGGACCCGCATCACCGACATCCGTCGCACCGCCGACCAGCTGGCGATCTCCCGCCTGCTGGACAGCAGCGGTGAACTGGCGCGCCTGAAGCAGCTATCGGGCATGGCCGACCGGGTCAATGCCCTGTTCTCCGATGCGGCAACCAACGTGGCCGGCGTCTGGTCGAACTTCTTCGATTCGGTCAGCGGACTGTCGTCCAACGCGGCCGGCACCGCCGACCGCCAGAACATGCTCGACGGCGGCAAGGCCCTGGCCAACCGCTTCGTGCAGCTCAACACGCACCTGAACAACCTCAACAGCGAGGTCAACAACGGCCTGCTGGCCGGTGCCACCGAGGTCAACCGCCTGGCGCAGGAAATCGCGCAGATCAACGGCGCCATCGGCACCAACATCGCCTCTGCCGCACCCGACCTGCTCGACCGCCGCGACCAGCTGATCACCCAGCTGATCGGCTACACCGGTGGCACGGCGGTGATCCAGGACGGCGGCATCATGAATGTCTACACCGCCGGCGGCAACGCGCTGGTGGTGGGTACCACGGCGACCAAGGTCACCACCGTGGCCGATCCGTACCAGCCCGAGCGCCTGCAGCTGGCACTGGAGACCCAGGGCAACACCATCCGCCTCGATCCGAAGGCCGTCGGCGGCCAGATCGGCGGCCTTCTGGAGTTCCGCGACACCGTGCTGACCCCTGCCCAGGCTGAACTCGGCAAGCTGGCGGTGGGCCTGGCCGAAAGCTTCAACCAGGCACACCACCAGGGCGTCGACCTGTATGGCCAGATGGGCGGCGACTTCTTCAACATCGGCAATCCGCGTGTCACCGCCAACAACAGCAATGCCGGCACCGCCAGCCTCAGCGCAACCTATGGCGACCTGGGCAAGCTGGATGCGCAGAACGTGGTGCTGCAGTTCGATGGCACCAACTGGAAGGCCAGCCGCGCCGACACCGGCGCCAGCATTCCGCTGACCGGCACCGGCACCGCCGCTGATCCGCTGGTGATCAACGGCGTCAAGCTGGTCGTCGGCGGTACGCCGGCTGCAAATGACCGCTTCCTGCTGCAGCCGACCGCCGGCGTGGCCGGCAGCCTGGAAATGGCGATCACCGACCCCTCGCGCATCGCCGCCGCTGCAGCGGTGAAGGGCGCGGCCGCCACCGCCAATACCGGTACCGGCAAGCTGAGCGGCGTCACCGTCACCGATTCGACCAACGCCAACCTGCGCAATCCGTCGGCGATCGTGTTCACCTCGGCCACCACCTACACCATCGACGGTGGCCCGCCGCAGACCTACACGCCCGGCCAGACCATCAGTGCCAACGGCTGGAGCTTCGTGCTGGACGGTGCACCGAAGGTGGGCGATACCTTCAACATCACCCCGACTCCGGCCGGTTCGTCGGACAACAGCAACGCCTCCAAGCTGGCCAAGGTGGAAAGCGCGAAGGCGTTCAACGCCGGAACGGTGACACTGAACGGCGCGCTGGGGGGCCTGACCACGCAGGTCGGTGCCGCCGCCCGTTCGGCCGAGTACTCGCTCGACGCGCAGCTGGTGATCAATGACAAGGCGCAGGAAGCCCGCGATGAAGTATCCGGTGTGAACCTGGACGAGGAAGCCGCCGACATGCTGCGTCTGCAGCAGGCCTACCAGGCCGCCTCGCAGCTGATCTCCACCGCCGACAGCATGTTCCAGACCATCCTGGGAGCCGTCCGCCGATGA
- the flgE gene encoding flagellar hook protein FlgE, giving the protein MGFNVSLSGINAANTDLSVTANNVANVNTTGFKQSRAEFADLFASTSYGLSKNQTGSGVRVSNVAQQFIQGHNEQTGRSLDMAISGEGFFTMNMNGSRVYSRAGNFQTDSAGYVVNPQGARLQVFAPNADGTNFDAGRLVDLQLLTTDSPPKQTSEVKVGFTLPANAKQPTVATFDPTDSNSYNHSSGGITVYDSLGVSHIQVSYFVKGANPNEWTVRNYVDGQPAGAPTPVTFDNSGKLVAPADGKVSLGTFTPTTGAGQLNMTLDISGSTQYGEKFALRNTQQDGYAAGKLNEVTVSESGVVYARYSNGDDKPLGQVALTTFNNTQGLESKGNNLWVETFESGTPRTGMPDTSNLGKIQAGSLEASTVDLTEQLVNMITAQRNFQANAQMITTQDQITQTVINIR; this is encoded by the coding sequence ATGGGCTTCAATGTCTCGCTGTCCGGCATCAATGCCGCCAACACCGACCTGAGCGTCACCGCCAACAACGTCGCCAACGTCAACACCACCGGCTTCAAGCAGTCGCGCGCGGAGTTCGCCGACCTGTTCGCTTCGACCAGCTACGGCCTGTCGAAGAACCAGACCGGCTCGGGCGTGCGCGTTTCCAACGTCGCCCAGCAGTTCATCCAGGGCCACAACGAGCAGACCGGGCGCAGCCTGGACATGGCCATTTCCGGTGAAGGCTTCTTCACCATGAACATGAACGGTTCGCGCGTGTACTCGCGTGCCGGCAACTTCCAGACCGACTCGGCCGGTTACGTGGTCAATCCGCAGGGTGCACGCCTGCAGGTGTTCGCACCGAATGCCGATGGCACCAACTTCGATGCCGGCCGCCTGGTCGACCTGCAGCTGCTGACCACCGACAGCCCGCCGAAGCAGACCAGCGAAGTGAAGGTTGGCTTCACCCTGCCGGCCAACGCCAAGCAACCGACGGTGGCGACCTTCGACCCGACCGATTCGAACAGCTACAACCACTCCAGCGGTGGCATCACCGTGTACGACTCGCTGGGCGTGAGCCACATCCAGGTCTCGTACTTCGTGAAGGGCGCCAACCCCAACGAGTGGACTGTGCGCAACTACGTCGATGGCCAGCCGGCAGGCGCACCCACCCCGGTCACCTTCGACAACAGCGGCAAGCTGGTCGCACCGGCCGACGGCAAGGTCAGCCTCGGCACCTTCACCCCGACCACCGGTGCCGGCCAGTTGAACATGACGCTGGATATCAGTGGCTCGACCCAGTACGGCGAGAAGTTCGCGCTGCGCAACACCCAGCAGGACGGCTACGCCGCGGGCAAACTCAACGAAGTGACCGTGTCCGAATCCGGCGTGGTCTACGCCCGCTATTCCAACGGCGACGACAAGCCGCTGGGCCAGGTCGCACTGACCACCTTCAACAACACGCAGGGCCTGGAATCGAAGGGCAACAACCTGTGGGTGGAGACCTTCGAATCGGGCACGCCGCGCACCGGCATGCCGGACACCTCCAACCTCGGCAAGATCCAGGCCGGCTCGCTGGAAGCGTCCACCGTCGATCTCACCGAGCAGCTGGTCAACATGATCACCGCGCAGCGCAACTTCCAGGCCAACGCGCAGATGATCACCACCCAGGACCAGATCACCCAGACCGTCATCAACATCCGTTGA
- the flgB gene encoding flagellar basal body rod protein FlgB — protein sequence MRNLITDYLGVHAQAMPLREQRMKLIASNLGNADTPGYKAQDLDFDAALRHAQGQDANGLMATTHEQHYEISSGLNPFQIAREGVQPSLDGNTVDPDAERAAYGRAALEYRASLSFVESKVRSMLTAITGQ from the coding sequence GTGCGCAACCTGATTACCGACTACCTGGGCGTCCACGCCCAGGCCATGCCGTTGCGCGAACAGCGGATGAAGCTGATCGCCAGCAACCTCGGCAATGCCGACACGCCCGGCTACAAGGCCCAGGACCTGGACTTCGATGCCGCCCTGCGCCACGCCCAGGGGCAGGATGCCAACGGCCTGATGGCCACCACCCATGAGCAGCACTACGAGATCAGTAGTGGCCTGAACCCGTTCCAGATCGCGCGCGAAGGCGTGCAGCCCAGCCTGGACGGCAACACCGTCGACCCCGATGCCGAGCGTGCCGCCTATGGTCGCGCCGCACTGGAATACCGCGCCTCGCTCAGCTTCGTCGAGAGCAAGGTGCGTTCCATGCTGACCGCGATCACGGGGCAATAA
- a CDS encoding flagellar basal body rod protein FlgF, producing the protein MDKALYVAMTGARASLQAQGTLSHNLANSDTPGFKEALANTEAFPIKGPGFASRVDALHVDAGFNRRPGAQHITGKPLDLALQSGTWLAVQASDGSEAYTRGAALSVTPNGQLVTSGGRTVLDDNNNPIAIPPYQAMEIGGDGTISIIPQGEGPQTMAQIGRIKVVQAPDERLERGLDGLFRNTDPRQPFAPAQGTAVHSGQLEGSNVDAAGALVQMIQLQRQYEMQVQVIKHGDDNARSANSLLRLGS; encoded by the coding sequence ATGGATAAAGCCCTTTACGTGGCGATGACCGGTGCCCGCGCCTCCCTGCAGGCGCAGGGAACGCTCAGCCACAACCTCGCCAACTCGGACACCCCTGGCTTCAAGGAAGCGCTGGCCAACACCGAAGCCTTCCCGATCAAGGGCCCGGGCTTTGCCTCGCGGGTGGATGCGCTGCACGTCGACGCCGGCTTCAACCGCCGGCCCGGCGCGCAGCACATCACCGGCAAGCCGCTGGACCTTGCCCTGCAGAGCGGCACCTGGCTGGCGGTGCAGGCCAGCGACGGCAGCGAAGCGTACACGCGCGGCGCGGCGCTGTCGGTGACACCCAACGGCCAGCTGGTGACCTCCGGCGGCCGCACGGTACTGGATGACAACAACAACCCGATCGCCATTCCCCCCTACCAGGCGATGGAGATCGGCGGCGACGGCACGATCTCGATCATCCCGCAGGGCGAAGGCCCGCAGACGATGGCGCAGATCGGCCGGATCAAGGTGGTGCAGGCGCCGGACGAGCGCCTCGAGCGTGGCCTGGATGGCCTGTTCCGCAACACCGACCCGCGCCAGCCGTTCGCCCCGGCGCAGGGCACCGCCGTGCACAGCGGCCAGCTGGAAGGCAGCAACGTCGACGCCGCCGGCGCACTGGTGCAGATGATCCAGCTGCAGCGCCAGTACGAAATGCAGGTGCAGGTGATCAAGCACGGCGACGACAACGCGCGCAGTGCCAACAGCCTGCTGCGCCTGGGCAGCTGA